Proteins found in one Haloferax litoreum genomic segment:
- a CDS encoding FKBP-type peptidyl-prolyl cis-trans isomerase: MAIESGDRVAIAYVGRFEDGTVFNTSRYDVAVEHGLFDAQERGRDDYAPQSFVVGADEILPGLDEAVVGMTDGEEATVTVPPEKGYGEFDENRVRTYDPETFEGMVGQEPEVGLHVHAENGLHGDVTAVREDAVEVDFNHELAGKTLVFDIEIVAVE; the protein is encoded by the coding sequence ATGGCAATCGAGTCGGGTGACCGCGTCGCCATCGCGTACGTCGGGCGCTTCGAGGACGGAACCGTCTTCAACACGTCCCGCTACGACGTGGCAGTCGAACACGGCCTCTTCGACGCACAGGAACGCGGCCGAGACGACTACGCGCCCCAGTCGTTCGTCGTCGGTGCCGACGAGATACTCCCCGGACTCGACGAGGCAGTCGTCGGGATGACGGACGGAGAGGAGGCGACTGTGACGGTGCCGCCGGAGAAAGGCTACGGCGAGTTCGACGAGAACCGCGTGCGGACGTACGACCCCGAGACGTTCGAAGGGATGGTCGGACAGGAACCCGAAGTCGGCCTCCACGTCCACGCCGAAAACGGCCTCCACGGCGACGTGACTGCCGTCCGTGAAGACGCCGTAGAAGTCGATTTTAACCACGAACTCGCCGGCAAGACGCTGGTGTTCGACATCGAAATCGTCGCCGTGGAGTGA
- a CDS encoding TlpA family protein disulfide reductase has product MTNRQTRRGFLRLAGAGSVGLAGCLGGGQMGGGGTGGEMGSGGAGTEGTDESGGDRLWYTTELTDVRSGEVFTIEELVDRPVFVETFAVWCSNCLRQQKEMINFHDAVGDDVVTVALDIDPNEDAEKVREHAERHGFDWRYALSPESVTKSLTDEFGSSMASAPTVPMLRVCPDGTATRIKDGFKSTDYLRERVAEC; this is encoded by the coding sequence ATGACTAATAGACAGACTCGGCGAGGGTTCCTCCGTCTCGCCGGTGCGGGCAGTGTCGGCCTCGCGGGGTGTCTCGGAGGCGGACAGATGGGCGGCGGTGGAACAGGTGGTGAGATGGGTAGCGGCGGTGCCGGTACAGAAGGAACCGACGAATCGGGCGGCGACCGCCTCTGGTACACGACAGAACTCACCGACGTTCGGTCGGGAGAGGTGTTCACCATCGAGGAACTCGTAGACAGACCCGTCTTCGTCGAGACGTTCGCAGTGTGGTGTTCGAACTGCCTGCGTCAACAAAAGGAGATGATAAATTTCCACGACGCCGTGGGTGACGACGTCGTCACCGTCGCCCTCGACATCGACCCGAACGAAGACGCGGAGAAGGTTCGCGAACACGCCGAACGCCACGGGTTCGACTGGCGGTACGCACTCTCGCCGGAGTCGGTGACCAAGAGCCTCACCGACGAGTTCGGGTCGTCGATGGCCAGTGCGCCGACTGTCCCGATGCTCCGCGTCTGCCCCGACGGCACGGCGACGCGAATCAAAGACGGGTTCAAATCCACCGACTACCTCCGCGAACGAGTCGCCGAGTGTTGA
- a CDS encoding phosphate uptake regulator PhoU: MDTRKIQQVSNGTFTVSLPKDWANAEGITTGTVVDLHTHIDGVLVIQPPEGGSDPIERVTLRPADADPGHLEQVLRAAYAAGPREVALEFDGGATPDQRQTARRVVRNLVGVTITEASDTQIVVRNVLDANEVSIRQSVRQLRFVSLSMHRDATAALVDGRSPGEMMGRDDRADRLYAMVERHYGRGIERLDEIDALGETREELLHLHETARELERIADHAERIGEIAATVDDPVPEPVRDEVADIAEETHDAVESAVDIVFDGASADTAREVLHVRDRVCDRLDSLERRVVEEHGGDYRYVHALHALRRTAEHATNIAEVGLRTAVHRGDLDDTGIDEEMPGAGGRASSV, from the coding sequence ATGGACACACGGAAAATCCAGCAGGTCAGTAACGGGACGTTCACAGTTTCACTCCCCAAAGATTGGGCGAACGCGGAAGGGATAACCACTGGAACGGTCGTCGACCTGCACACACACATCGACGGTGTCCTCGTCATCCAACCGCCGGAGGGCGGCAGTGACCCGATAGAACGGGTGACGCTTCGACCGGCGGACGCCGACCCCGGCCACCTCGAACAGGTTCTCCGGGCGGCGTACGCTGCCGGGCCGAGAGAGGTGGCCCTCGAGTTCGACGGCGGAGCGACGCCGGACCAGCGACAGACCGCACGACGGGTCGTCCGGAATCTGGTCGGTGTGACAATCACCGAAGCGTCGGACACGCAGATTGTCGTTCGGAACGTCCTCGACGCGAACGAAGTCTCGATTCGCCAGTCGGTTCGGCAACTGCGATTCGTCTCGTTGTCTATGCACCGCGATGCGACTGCTGCACTCGTCGACGGCAGGTCACCGGGAGAGATGATGGGCCGCGACGACAGAGCAGACAGACTGTACGCGATGGTCGAACGACACTATGGCCGTGGCATCGAACGCCTCGACGAAATCGACGCCCTCGGCGAGACACGAGAAGAGTTGCTCCACCTCCACGAGACTGCCAGAGAGTTAGAACGCATCGCAGACCACGCCGAACGCATCGGCGAGATTGCGGCGACGGTAGACGACCCCGTTCCAGAACCGGTTCGCGACGAGGTTGCGGACATCGCAGAAGAGACGCACGACGCTGTCGAGTCGGCGGTCGATATCGTCTTCGACGGCGCGAGTGCCGACACTGCACGAGAGGTGCTCCACGTGAGAGACCGAGTCTGTGACCGACTCGACTCGCTCGAACGACGGGTGGTCGAAGAACACGGTGGGGACTATCGATACGTCCACGCCCTCCACGCACTCCGCCGCACGGCCGAACACGCCACTAACATCGCGGAGGTTGGCCTTCGGACGGCAGTCCACCGCGGCGACCTGGACGACACCGGCATCGACGAAGAGATGCCGGGGGCGGGCGGCCGAGCGTCGAGCGTCTAA
- a CDS encoding FAD-dependent oxidoreductase, which translates to MADGRTDGDVETSDVVVVGGGPSGCAAAVFTARYGLDTVVFDRGNAAFRRCAYLENYLGFPAGIGVETFTSLMHEHVTEAGANYVADMVESVERVDDDATTTDADTDGAAGSGGDGFVVTTQDGRRVVTEYVVAAAWYDGDYLRGLDDDDAMFERHDHHGESHEHFDSSYPDDDGRTPVEGLYVAAPSGNRNAQVGIAAGQGAHVARCLLEDHRREQRFPEGVLAAHYDWLRPESEFAGEWAERDRWREWFDEQVPADADIDDDHLADLRESYIDRAFETRRTDEEIAAAESHGIRRLVETIGTGRVLDAVSDEVLCDYLDGRELGGAEQ; encoded by the coding sequence ATGGCCGACGGCCGGACAGACGGCGATGTCGAAACCTCCGACGTGGTCGTCGTCGGGGGCGGTCCATCGGGGTGTGCCGCGGCCGTGTTCACCGCCCGGTACGGCCTCGACACAGTCGTCTTCGACCGGGGCAACGCGGCGTTCCGTCGGTGCGCCTACTTGGAGAACTACCTCGGGTTCCCCGCCGGCATCGGCGTCGAGACGTTCACCTCGCTGATGCACGAACACGTCACAGAGGCCGGTGCGAACTACGTCGCCGACATGGTCGAATCGGTCGAACGAGTCGATGACGACGCCACCACGACCGACGCGGATACCGACGGTGCCGCTGGGTCCGGTGGCGACGGGTTCGTCGTCACCACCCAAGACGGTCGCCGGGTCGTCACCGAGTACGTCGTCGCCGCGGCGTGGTACGACGGCGACTACCTCCGTGGTCTCGACGACGACGACGCGATGTTCGAACGCCACGACCACCACGGCGAGTCTCACGAACACTTCGACTCGTCGTACCCCGACGACGATGGCCGGACCCCGGTCGAGGGGTTGTACGTCGCTGCTCCCTCCGGTAACCGAAACGCACAGGTCGGTATCGCCGCCGGGCAGGGCGCGCACGTCGCTCGGTGCTTGCTCGAAGACCACCGCCGCGAACAGAGGTTCCCCGAGGGCGTCCTCGCGGCGCACTACGATTGGCTTCGCCCCGAAAGCGAGTTCGCCGGCGAGTGGGCTGAGCGTGACCGCTGGCGCGAGTGGTTCGACGAGCAGGTTCCCGCTGACGCTGACATCGACGACGACCACCTCGCCGACCTCCGCGAGTCCTACATCGACCGGGCGTTTGAGACGCGGCGGACCGACGAGGAGATTGCCGCCGCCGAGTCTCACGGGATTCGACGCCTCGTGGAGACGATTGGGACAGGACGTGTCCTCGACGCTGTCTCCGACGAGGTGCTTTGCGACTATCTCGACGGGCGCGAACTCGGGGGTGCCGAGCAGTGA
- a CDS encoding cytochrome C biogenesis protein, whose product MDLAPRLFELFVLGVGTPLTAACALPLYPGFLAYLARQSSHGDGDGGLPIAALGALVTVGAVSFMLVVGVVFSLLLEISLTAVVEIVSPLAFGVLFVVSLALLADAKVFARIPTLEPPETRHPALSAFSYGFFFGAIVLPCNPGFIALFFARVPVLFDTAAESLLGFLAFGLGIGAPLLAFALVSERYSRQVTRWFARHTTSINRVTGAVMLVVSVYYLVVVFDVLGVASQVEAIFDATLE is encoded by the coding sequence ATGGACCTCGCGCCACGCCTGTTCGAACTCTTCGTTCTCGGCGTCGGGACGCCGCTGACCGCAGCGTGTGCCCTGCCGCTGTATCCCGGTTTTCTCGCGTATCTCGCCCGACAGAGTTCGCACGGCGATGGTGACGGTGGCCTCCCAATCGCCGCCCTCGGCGCGTTGGTCACGGTCGGTGCCGTCTCGTTCATGCTCGTCGTGGGCGTCGTCTTCTCGCTCCTCCTCGAAATCTCGCTCACCGCCGTCGTCGAAATCGTCTCGCCACTCGCGTTCGGCGTTCTGTTCGTGGTGAGTCTCGCACTCCTCGCGGACGCGAAGGTGTTCGCTCGCATCCCGACGCTCGAACCACCGGAGACTCGACACCCCGCACTCTCGGCGTTCTCCTACGGGTTCTTCTTCGGCGCTATCGTCTTGCCGTGCAACCCGGGATTCATCGCCCTCTTTTTCGCCCGCGTTCCCGTCCTGTTCGACACGGCGGCAGAGAGTCTACTGGGGTTCTTGGCGTTCGGCCTCGGTATCGGTGCGCCGTTGCTCGCCTTCGCACTCGTCTCGGAACGGTACAGCAGACAGGTCACGCGCTGGTTCGCGCGCCACACCACGAGCATCAATCGCGTCACGGGGGCCGTCATGCTCGTCGTCAGCGTCTACTACCTCGTCGTCGTCTTCGACGTCCTCGGCGTCGCGAGTCAGGTCGAAGCCATCTTCGATGCGACGCTCGAATGA
- a CDS encoding FecCD family ABC transporter permease, with protein MSEATDTSQGREPITGRFIEWFDGSLAALCVGSLLVVVAGGLVQVTFGTFSMTIVEAWRAVFDPAVLLNSQAWTAFLLGGDLPELSKQTLIVWNIRLPRVFVAIFVGMNLAVSGAIFQAVTRNELASPFILGVSSGAGLAILLTLVVFSGLSTFLPLVASVGGAVAFLTVYAIAWKNGTSPVRLVLAGVIVGTVFGSLQTALFFFADDIGVVQSAIAWTTGSLTGTDWEQVRMALPWTVVAMLLALVSSRQLNVLLLGENTASSLGMNVEKVRFALSGVAVLAAAASIAVAGIVGFVGLIVPHMVRNIVGSEYKKLVVGCLFAGPALMVAADVGARLALRPAQIPVGIVTGLLGGPYFLYLMRKQDQMGDI; from the coding sequence GTGAGTGAGGCGACCGACACCTCACAGGGTCGTGAGCCGATTACTGGGAGGTTCATCGAGTGGTTCGACGGGTCGCTCGCCGCGTTGTGTGTGGGGAGTCTCCTCGTCGTCGTCGCTGGTGGTCTCGTGCAGGTGACGTTCGGTACCTTCTCTATGACTATCGTCGAGGCGTGGCGGGCAGTCTTCGACCCAGCGGTCCTGCTGAATTCGCAGGCGTGGACCGCGTTCCTGCTCGGTGGCGACCTGCCGGAACTGAGTAAACAGACGCTCATCGTCTGGAACATCCGACTTCCGCGCGTGTTCGTCGCCATCTTCGTGGGGATGAACCTCGCCGTCTCCGGGGCCATCTTTCAGGCAGTCACGCGGAACGAACTCGCGAGTCCGTTCATCCTCGGTGTGTCCTCCGGTGCGGGACTCGCGATTCTCCTCACACTGGTGGTCTTCTCGGGACTGTCGACGTTCTTGCCACTCGTCGCCTCCGTGGGTGGGGCAGTCGCGTTCCTCACCGTCTACGCCATCGCGTGGAAGAACGGCACGTCCCCCGTCAGACTCGTCCTCGCGGGCGTCATCGTCGGGACGGTGTTCGGGAGTCTCCAGACGGCGCTGTTCTTCTTCGCCGACGACATCGGCGTCGTCCAGAGTGCAATCGCGTGGACGACTGGGTCACTGACGGGGACCGACTGGGAGCAAGTCCGGATGGCTCTCCCGTGGACTGTCGTGGCGATGCTGCTCGCACTGGTCAGTTCGCGGCAGTTGAACGTCCTCCTCCTCGGCGAGAACACGGCGAGTTCGCTCGGCATGAACGTCGAGAAGGTCCGATTCGCACTCTCCGGCGTCGCTGTCCTCGCTGCCGCGGCGAGCATCGCCGTCGCCGGTATCGTCGGATTCGTCGGCCTCATCGTGCCGCACATGGTCCGCAACATCGTCGGCAGCGAGTACAAGAAACTCGTCGTCGGGTGTCTCTTCGCCGGTCCGGCACTGATGGTCGCCGCCGACGTTGGTGCCCGCCTCGCGTTGCGTCCGGCCCAGATTCCCGTCGGCATCGTCACCGGTCTCCTCGGCGGCCCGTACTTCCTCTACTTGATGCGCAAACAGGACCAGATGGGTGATATCTGA
- the pstB gene encoding phosphate ABC transporter ATP-binding protein PstB, whose translation MSKTSQTTEDETKRTDQPLEVTAGETRERTQDEWTDYEFEGQAKFSVEDLDVYYGDDHALKGVSMEIPENSVTALIGPSGCGKSTFLRCLNRMNDRISAARIDGSVELDGEEIYQDGVNLVELRKRVGMVFQSPNPFPKSIRDNISYGPRKHGDLETGFLSSLLGRSDEEEVDELVERSLSQAALWDEVEDRLDDNALGLSGGQQQRLCIARALATDPEVILMDEPASALDPIATSKIEDLVHELSEDYTVVIVTHNMQQAARISDQTAVFLTGGELVEYGDTDQIFEDPESQRVEDYISGKFG comes from the coding sequence ATGAGTAAGACCTCACAGACGACAGAAGACGAGACGAAGCGTACCGACCAGCCACTCGAAGTCACGGCTGGTGAGACACGAGAGCGGACCCAAGACGAGTGGACCGACTACGAGTTCGAGGGACAAGCCAAGTTCAGCGTCGAGGACCTCGACGTGTACTACGGCGACGACCACGCACTGAAGGGCGTCTCGATGGAGATTCCCGAAAACAGTGTCACCGCCCTCATCGGTCCGTCCGGGTGTGGGAAGTCGACGTTCCTCCGGTGTCTCAACCGGATGAACGACCGCATCAGCGCCGCGCGCATCGACGGGTCCGTCGAACTCGACGGCGAAGAGATATACCAGGACGGCGTCAACCTCGTCGAACTCCGTAAACGCGTCGGGATGGTGTTCCAGTCGCCGAATCCGTTCCCGAAGTCCATCCGCGACAACATCTCGTATGGCCCCCGAAAGCACGGAGACCTCGAGACAGGGTTCCTCTCGAGCCTGCTGGGTCGCAGTGACGAGGAGGAAGTCGACGAGTTGGTCGAACGGTCGCTCAGTCAGGCCGCCCTCTGGGACGAAGTCGAAGACCGTCTCGACGACAACGCACTGGGCCTCTCCGGCGGGCAACAACAGCGTCTCTGTATCGCCCGTGCGCTGGCGACGGACCCCGAAGTCATCCTGATGGACGAACCGGCATCGGCACTCGACCCGATTGCGACGTCGAAAATCGAGGACCTCGTCCACGAACTCTCCGAGGACTACACCGTCGTCATCGTCACCCACAACATGCAGCAGGCGGCCCGCATCTCCGACCAGACCGCCGTGTTCCTGACGGGTGGCGAACTCGTCGAGTACGGTGACACAGACCAGATATTCGAAGACCCGGAGAGTCAGCGCGTCGAAGACTACATAAGCGGCAAGTTCGGGTAA
- the fer gene encoding ferredoxin Fer has protein sequence MDTPFDILHITPDADEADVIEAYRQRVKEAHPDHGGSADEFQRVRAAYEEIRTGYSLGERDIARADESDRPGDAGEDDAESDAEPDGTRVEYLDYDVLDEHSWELTDEDLFEKAAAAGLDAESYGTVVVEPRTCLLKAAEADGHNWPYACRGGACANCAVAVVEGDMEMPANHILSSEMMDFGIRLSCISVPTTDEVKVVYNIEHLPGLDELRLPSQQARRVRPSD, from the coding sequence GTGGACACCCCGTTCGACATCCTCCATATCACCCCGGATGCAGACGAAGCGGACGTTATCGAAGCGTATCGCCAACGGGTGAAAGAAGCGCACCCCGACCACGGCGGGTCTGCAGACGAGTTCCAACGAGTCCGGGCGGCGTACGAAGAGATACGGACAGGATACTCACTCGGTGAGAGAGATATCGCACGCGCCGACGAGAGTGACCGGCCGGGCGACGCGGGTGAGGACGACGCCGAGTCGGACGCAGAACCAGATGGAACCCGCGTCGAATATCTCGACTACGACGTGCTCGACGAACACTCGTGGGAACTCACCGACGAGGACCTCTTCGAGAAGGCGGCCGCCGCCGGACTCGACGCCGAGTCGTACGGAACAGTCGTGGTCGAACCGCGAACGTGTCTCCTGAAGGCCGCCGAAGCAGACGGACACAACTGGCCGTACGCGTGCCGTGGCGGTGCCTGTGCGAACTGCGCCGTCGCCGTCGTCGAAGGTGACATGGAGATGCCGGCGAACCACATCCTCTCGTCGGAGATGATGGACTTCGGTATCAGACTCTCGTGTATCAGCGTACCGACGACGGACGAAGTCAAAGTCGTCTACAACATCGAACATCTCCCCGGACTGGACGAACTCAGGTTGCCGTCACAGCAGGCACGGCGCGTCCGCCCGAGTGACTGA
- a CDS encoding DoxX family membrane protein, with protein MAATGQIEMLGNRLEFDYAEGVTGYVLVLTRLITGYWFLHAGVGKYLAAEPFNAGGWLVNATGGAPGPVHAFLVWAGQTPWMLEFTNFMIPLGETLIGLALIVGAGVRLAAFGGAFLMTFFYLGNAAWGHGYVNGDLFGLMMFVIVGTLAAGRILGLDAYIEDTEFVQQRPKLKYLLG; from the coding sequence ATGGCTGCAACCGGACAAATCGAGATGCTGGGGAACCGCCTCGAGTTCGACTACGCCGAAGGGGTAACCGGCTACGTGCTGGTGCTCACCCGTCTCATCACGGGGTACTGGTTCCTCCACGCGGGGGTCGGAAAGTACCTCGCCGCCGAACCGTTCAACGCGGGAGGGTGGTTGGTGAACGCCACCGGCGGTGCGCCGGGACCGGTCCACGCCTTCCTGGTCTGGGCGGGCCAGACCCCGTGGATGCTCGAGTTCACGAACTTCATGATTCCGCTCGGCGAGACGCTCATCGGCCTCGCACTCATCGTCGGCGCGGGTGTCCGCCTCGCCGCCTTCGGGGGAGCGTTCCTCATGACGTTCTTCTACCTCGGCAACGCGGCGTGGGGTCACGGCTACGTCAACGGTGACCTCTTCGGCCTCATGATGTTCGTCATCGTCGGCACCCTCGCCGCGGGACGCATCCTCGGCCTCGACGCCTACATCGAGGACACTGAGTTCGTCCAACAGCGTCCCAAACTGAAGTACCTCCTCGGCTGA
- a CDS encoding ABC transporter substrate-binding protein, giving the protein MDEDGNSSRNSTRRSILKGTGVLVAGGLLAGCTGQSGPDQTETATTTDAETVTETATSTATETTEANDSYSVSIEPVGDVEFDAVPETWVANNGSWADMGVALGLEPPKGVWLTSRYHTQYYDAIPGLSVDKSDMVSLYQDGVSKELFYELDADVHVMDPNFLMNRFKGWEQADVDEVDQNVGPMFGNCIYAQHYPWHEDYRYYTLYEGFEKLAQVFQRTDRYEAFVSLHDEFQTNLESVVPAEGERPSAAVLWGVGDEPESFYPYIIGGGTGFKHLRDLGVNDALADTDVKDFHGSRAAIDLETLLEVDPEVLMLRGYEAKTRDEFENTVVSSLQNHDTASALTAVQNDDVYRAGGLYQGPITNFTLTQRTAEELYGVESQLYDAEHVADIVNGDI; this is encoded by the coding sequence ATGGACGAAGACGGAAATAGTTCGCGCAACTCGACGCGGCGGTCGATTCTCAAGGGCACCGGCGTCCTCGTCGCCGGTGGCCTGCTCGCCGGGTGTACCGGACAAAGCGGGCCTGACCAGACTGAGACGGCCACCACGACGGACGCAGAGACGGTGACTGAAACCGCGACTTCGACTGCGACGGAGACGACGGAGGCGAACGATTCGTACTCCGTCTCCATCGAACCCGTGGGCGACGTCGAATTCGACGCGGTTCCCGAGACGTGGGTCGCCAACAACGGTAGTTGGGCGGACATGGGCGTCGCACTCGGCCTCGAACCGCCGAAAGGCGTGTGGTTGACGAGTCGGTACCACACGCAGTATTACGACGCGATTCCGGGGCTGTCGGTGGACAAGAGCGACATGGTCTCGCTGTACCAAGACGGCGTCAGCAAGGAGTTGTTCTACGAACTCGACGCCGACGTACACGTCATGGACCCGAACTTCCTGATGAATCGGTTCAAGGGGTGGGAGCAGGCCGACGTGGACGAAGTCGACCAGAACGTCGGCCCGATGTTCGGGAACTGCATCTACGCCCAGCACTACCCGTGGCACGAAGACTACCGCTACTACACGCTCTACGAGGGGTTCGAGAAACTCGCACAGGTGTTCCAGCGCACCGACCGCTACGAGGCGTTCGTCTCGCTCCACGACGAGTTCCAGACGAACCTCGAATCGGTCGTTCCTGCCGAGGGTGAGCGTCCGTCTGCCGCCGTCCTCTGGGGCGTCGGCGACGAACCCGAGTCGTTCTACCCCTACATTATCGGTGGTGGGACCGGGTTCAAGCACCTCCGTGACCTCGGCGTGAACGACGCACTCGCCGACACCGACGTGAAGGACTTCCACGGCAGTCGCGCGGCAATCGACCTCGAAACGCTGCTCGAAGTCGACCCCGAGGTGCTCATGCTCCGCGGATACGAAGCGAAGACCCGCGACGAGTTCGAGAACACCGTCGTCTCCTCCCTGCAGAACCACGACACCGCGAGTGCCCTCACCGCGGTCCAGAACGACGACGTGTATCGCGCTGGCGGCCTCTATCAGGGGCCGATTACGAACTTCACCCTCACCCAGCGTACCGCCGAAGAACTGTACGGTGTCGAATCGCAACTCTACGACGCAGAACACGTGGCCGATATCGTGAACGGAGACATCTGA
- a CDS encoding ABC transporter ATP-binding protein yields the protein MGDERTPSTGSPTASELVGENLAIGYPTTDEPVVECENVVIPAGEVTALVGPNGSGKSTLLKTMANQHDAEFGRVLVDGQRIQSFDSKELARRVGLLSQENESPASLTVEDLVSHGRYPHRGFFDSLTDEDRVAIDRAIELAGVEEIRTQAVGNLSGGQKQLAWIAMVLAQDTDVLLLDEPTTYLDLHHQLRVMEVVRTLNREEEITIGIVLHDIGQAARFADNLIAMKDGEPYDWGPPKEVVTEDLLADVFRVDADVDSESDTGPHIAPHRALD from the coding sequence ATGGGCGACGAACGAACACCCTCGACCGGTTCACCAACGGCGAGCGAACTCGTCGGAGAGAACCTCGCCATCGGCTACCCGACTACCGACGAACCGGTCGTCGAGTGCGAGAACGTCGTCATCCCGGCGGGAGAGGTGACGGCACTCGTCGGCCCGAACGGGAGTGGCAAGAGTACGTTGCTGAAGACGATGGCGAACCAGCACGACGCCGAGTTCGGGCGAGTCCTCGTCGATGGACAGCGAATCCAGTCGTTCGACTCGAAGGAACTCGCCAGACGGGTTGGACTCCTCTCACAGGAGAACGAATCACCCGCGAGTCTCACCGTCGAAGACCTCGTCTCGCACGGTCGGTACCCTCACCGGGGCTTCTTCGATTCGCTCACTGACGAGGACCGAGTGGCTATCGACCGGGCCATCGAGTTAGCGGGCGTCGAAGAAATCCGAACGCAGGCGGTCGGAAACCTCAGCGGCGGCCAGAAGCAACTCGCGTGGATTGCGATGGTCCTCGCACAGGACACCGACGTGTTGTTGCTCGACGAACCGACCACGTACCTCGATTTGCACCACCAACTTCGCGTGATGGAAGTCGTCCGAACCCTCAACCGCGAAGAAGAGATTACAATCGGTATCGTGCTCCACGACATCGGGCAGGCGGCGCGGTTCGCGGACAACCTCATCGCCATGAAAGACGGTGAACCGTACGACTGGGGACCGCCGAAAGAAGTCGTCACCGAGGACCTGTTAGCCGACGTCTTCCGCGTCGATGCCGACGTAGACAGCGAGAGCGACACTGGCCCCCACATCGCACCGCACCGCGCACTCGACTGA